TGGGATTGATGAAGATGGATTTATTGAATTATTAAAAAATAGAGATAATAAATATATATTACTACTAATTTTGAAAAATAATCATTGCTTAGAAGTTGATAAAATTAAAGAAATATTTAATGTAAAGACATCTAAAAGTATAAGCAGTAGCTTGAGATTAGCAGAAGAAAAATTATTAGTAAATAGATTTTTCAGACAAAAGTATTTTGAATTAGAAAATAATATAGAAAAAAGTGAAATGACTAATTTGTAAAAAAAGATAGATATTAAGGTAAAGATGTGATATTATAATATTTATGTTATTTAGAAACACAAATAACCCATAATATATTTTATGAGGTGATATATATCATATCATGATTTGATAATTAAGTCAATACTAATATTAAAAAATGCATAGGAGGATAAAAATGAGCGCTAAATACGTTTTTGTTACAGGTGGAGTTGTATCATCATTAGGTAAAGGAATAACAGCTGCATCACTTGGAAGATTATTAAAGAATAGAGGGGTAAAAGTTTCTATTCAAAAGTTTGATCCTTATATAAACGTTGATCCGGGTACTATGAGTCCTTATCAGCATGGAGAAGTTTTTGTAACTGATGATGGAGCAGAAACAGACTTAGATTTAGGTCATTATGAAAGATTTATAGATGAAAATTTAACTCAAAATTCAAATGTAACTACTGGTAAAATATATGGATCAGTTATAGCTAAAGAAAGAAGAGGGGAATATCTTGGTGGTACAGTTCAAGTAATTCCACATATAACGAATGCTATTAAAGATAAAGTATATAAGGTAGCTAAAGAAAGAGATGTTGATGTAGTAATAACTGAAATTGGTGGAACAGTGGGAGATATTGAATCACAACCATTTTTAGAAGCTATAAGACAAATAAAAAGTGATATAGGAAGCGAAAATGTATGCTTTATTCATGTAACTTTAGTGCCATTTTTAGGCAAAGCAGGAGAGCTTAAGACAAAACCTACTCAACATTCAGTAAAAGAATTAAGAAGTCTTGGTATTCAACCAGATATAATAGTTTGTAGAGCAGAAAAAGAAATATCAGAAGATCTAAAGGCTAAAATAGGATTATTTTGTAATATGGATGGAAAATCAGTAATTCAAAATCTTGATGCAGAAGATTTATATGAAGTACCGTTAATGTTGCATGATGAAGGCTTAGATAACTTAGTATGTGAAAAACTGAATTTAGGCTGTAGAGATATTGATAATTCAGAATGGATTGAAATGGTAAAGAAAATAAAGAACCTTAAGAATAA
The DNA window shown above is from Clostridium beijerinckii and carries:
- a CDS encoding CTP synthase; the encoded protein is MSAKYVFVTGGVVSSLGKGITAASLGRLLKNRGVKVSIQKFDPYINVDPGTMSPYQHGEVFVTDDGAETDLDLGHYERFIDENLTQNSNVTTGKIYGSVIAKERRGEYLGGTVQVIPHITNAIKDKVYKVAKERDVDVVITEIGGTVGDIESQPFLEAIRQIKSDIGSENVCFIHVTLVPFLGKAGELKTKPTQHSVKELRSLGIQPDIIVCRAEKEISEDLKAKIGLFCNMDGKSVIQNLDAEDLYEVPLMLHDEGLDNLVCEKLNLGCRDIDNSEWIEMVKKIKNLKNNVKIALVGKYVELHDAYISVVEALSHGGYANDSNVEIKWINAENLENGNVNELLKDVDGILVPGGFGDRGIEGKITAIKWARENKKPFLGICLGMQCSVIEYARNVLGYEDANSSEINPNTKYPVIDLMLDQKDIENLGGTMRLGLYPCKLDENSNSYEVYKDEVIYERHRHRYEFNNDFRKQITEAGMKIVGTSPDEKLVEIVEVENHPWYVAVQFHPELKSRPNKPHKLFVGFIKAALDENKSK